The Xiphophorus hellerii strain 12219 chromosome 22, Xiphophorus_hellerii-4.1, whole genome shotgun sequence genome has a window encoding:
- the LOC116712616 gene encoding sialic acid-binding Ig-like lectin 7: protein MKIVVLLMEGRRNVMAALSEGMLTVLTVNLLLSVSFLSGRPTGCEEDKGLIFTAPREIEGLSGACLQIPCSFTVKPQHKFDPQKKTFGVWLKPGAPILNSPKNVVYNSSQLKNKYDMNITGNLREKNCTTVFYNINSEQADKYFFRIENGPFKISALCKAVNVNVRDSAWRPRIEISGDMKEKNSVIITCSALTPCPQSPPKLTWNLKPDHSRLTEKNTDGTFTAKIQKNITLSDTHDGFNITCFVRYPVDGEKYKFAKAEVTLSVSYAPKNTSASISLSEDGWVNMTCSSRAKPPISLFTWFRNSTNGTMQVTEGDVYGLNITEEGIYHCVATNDLGNQTSPKVHLTGQRKGNLQVDGLSERRGILSTPVKTSLVSALGVILLGSLIKIFMWFLKIRHLSPKKPQTGLLSRKGSQKN from the exons ATGAAGATCGTAGTCTTA CTGATGGAGGGACGTAGAAATGTGATGGCCGCCCTGTCTGAAGGCATGCTGACAGTGCTGACAGTCAATTTGTTATTAAGTGTCTCCTTTCTTTCAG GAAGACCGACTGGATGTGAAGAAGACAAAGGCCTCATCTTTACTGCACCGAGAGAGATCGAGGGACTGAGTGGAGCCTGTTTGCAAATCCCTTGTAGCTTTACAGTGAAACCACAGCATAAGTTCGAtcctcagaaaaaaacatttggagtTTGGTTAAAACCTGGAGCCCCGATTCTCAATAGTCCAAAAAACGTGGTTTACAACAGCAgtcagctgaaaaacaaatatgacaTGAACATTACTGGAAACCTGAGGGAGAAGAACTGCACCACTGTGTTTTATAACATAAACTCAGAGCAAGCAGACAAATACTTCTTCAGGATTGAGAACGGGCCGTTCAAAATAAGCGCTCTTTGTAAGGCTGTTAATGTAAACGTTAGAG ATTCTGCTTGGAGACCCAGGATTGAAATCTCAGGTGACATGAAGGAGAAGAACTCTGTCATTATAACGTGTTCAGCTCTCACTCCCTGTCCACAATCACCTCCTAAACTCACCTGGAACCTCAAACCGGACCACAGCAGGCTGACAGAGAAGAACACGGACGGAACATTTACAGCTAAAATCCAGAAGAACATCACGCTGTCAGACACACATGATGGATTCAACATCACCTGCTTTGTCAGATATCCTGtggatggagaaaaatacaagtttgCAAAGGCAGAAGTGACCCTCAGCGTTTCCT ATGCTCCCAAAAacacttcagcttccatcagttTGTCAGAAGATGGTTGGGTGAACATGACGTGCTCCAGCAGAGCCAAACCTCCCATCAGCCTTTTCACCTGGTTCAGGAACAGCACAAATGGAACCATGCAAGTAACCGAAGGAGACGTTTATGGACTCAATATCACTGAGGAGGGGATTTATCACTGTGTGGCCACCAACGATCTTGGTAATCAGACATCTCCAAAGGTTCATCTGACTGGTCAACGAAAAG gGAACCTGCAGGTTGATGGACTTTCTGAAAGAAGAG GAATATTGAGTACTCCAGTTAAGACTTCACTTGTGTCAGCATTAGGAGTTATTTTGCTTGGCTCCCTGATCAAAATCTTCATGTG GTTTCTTAAGATCAGACATCTATCTCCAAAAAAGCCCCAAACAG GACTACTGTCTAGAAAAGGGAGTCAGAAGAACTGA